In Tessaracoccus sp. MC1865, the DNA window CGACCGCCTCGCTGATCCGCTGGGTCGTCGTCTTGTCCTTCGCCAGTGCCCTGGCCACTGCGCTGACGGTTTCGTTCTCGTCCCCAGTGTCGGCGATGTCGAGCAGCGCCTCCTCCACCGACGTCCGCGGCAGCGTGTACAGGCGCCTGCGCTCGCCTCTGCGGAAGGTGATGCGCCACTCGTCGAGGGTGAAGTCCTGATGGTCGGTGGGGACCCAGATGGTCACGTCGGTAGGAGCCTCGCGGACGATGTCGTACACGTGGCCCGCCGCGCGGCCGCCGACCGCCGCCTCCTTCCCCCCACGGAGGATTCCCGCCCAGGCGGCCGCTGTGAACGACGGCGCCCCGAGGAGGTACAGCCCTTGAGCCACCGGCCGCCAGCCCTGCGCCATGCGTGAGATGACCTTGCGGCTCAGCCCGCCGTCGAGGAGTTGCCGCGTGCTGAGCACCCCGGCCTGGTCTGCGGCCAGCTTCTCGAGGGATGAAGAGAGATGTTGTCGATGTCGCACGGCGCCAGTCTGTGCTCGCGTGGGTGCGATGGGGAGGGGCTGGCGGCAACGGACAACACCTCAGGGGCAACTGACAACACGAAGGTCCTCCGGGACAACACTTGGCGCGGGTTGGACAACACCCTGTGTGGCCTGAGCCCGCCAGGCGACCTCAGTTCGCCGTCGGGTTTCACCGCTGAGTTTGAGCCCGTCTATGGCGCCAAACCCAGCACTGAGGCCGAGCGGTCGACGCCAGTGCTGGGTTTGTGTCCATGGACGGCATCAAAGCCAGCAGTGACCTGCAGTCGCCTGCCGGGCTCAGTCTGAGCGGGGATCGCGCGATTGCTGCTTTGGCCAGAGCAGGTGACGGCAGCCTCGGCTTGCAGGGCCTGACCGCTGGCGGGCGCAAGTCGCCTGCCGGGTTCAGGCCCAGCGGGGATCATGCGGTTGCTGCCTTGCCCAGCGCAGGTGAC includes these proteins:
- a CDS encoding type IV toxin-antitoxin system AbiEi family antitoxin domain-containing protein, which codes for MRHRQHLSSSLEKLAADQAGVLSTRQLLDGGLSRKVISRMAQGWRPVAQGLYLLGAPSFTAAAWAGILRGGKEAAVGGRAAGHVYDIVREAPTDVTIWVPTDHQDFTLDEWRITFRRGERRRLYTLPRTSVEEALLDIADTGDENETVSAVARALAKDKTTTQRISEAVDGRSRVGHRAVLAQLCTEAANGIESALEWRFHTNVLIPHGLPIPERQVRREAGRVDGIYRDYKLILELDGLADHQDATRDMDRDNLNVVQDDSRTLRYGWTGANQEACAAARQMATVLGRGGWPDQLRSALCCRTS